In the Manis javanica isolate MJ-LG chromosome 12, MJ_LKY, whole genome shotgun sequence genome, TACTTTCTCTGGCAATCAGACATTGATACACAACAAGAGTCTCCCTTAAATCAAGGATGaataaatacattgtttttatgTACATCTATAAACACCTAAATGGTTCGAATTATCAGAGGTTACACTAATtcagcaaaataaaatcacaaatgatATAAAACCAGTTTCCTAAGTTTGACTTTCAGAGAACTTAAAATCTGGGTTTTGAAATAATGGGCAATCTTATTAGTCTAGACATCATTGTGGTACAccattcttcctgaaaaagaagattATAATAAGCCAAAAAAATTGATCTAGCTCCAGAATATCAAGTCTTTACTCCTAAATCTACCCTTACCTTCTAAAAGGACCTACCTGAATACACTTCTACAACAGCCCTTAATACTTTCTGTGTTCATTCCTCTAAGACGAGCCCTGCACACATCTACAGATGCCTCCCGGCTGCCCTCCCACCCTGGCACCTAGCTCCATCCTGGCCCAGAGGACAGAGCCCAAGAACAGTCTTTGTGAAGCTGAAAACACACGTTCGTCCCCATGGCCACACAGAGGGCTGAGGACAAGTGCAGAGCCCAAGAGTGGCctgacaaaatgtttttaaaactcagaaaaccAGTTTCTTCATGCTATCACAAAAATATATGCATGTTTAAAGAGAAACAATTTTTGAACTGCACATGAATTCCTTTTTGTTTCAGTGGAACTATTGAGGCACTACCCTCACTCCCCAGAGTCTGACAGTGCCATAGAAAACATACTACTTTTCGCTGCATGTGAATAAAACAGgctgtatttattttgtgtgcCAGCAATCAATATATCAGGGCTGCAAGAAACCTCAGACATCTACCAGTCTGATCCTGTCACCTTTGGGTCTCAAAAAATTACTGCCCCAAGTCAAATTAGCTGACCAGAATCAACAATCTTCCTATTCACAGGAGAAAGCTCTACTTCCCAGAGCAGCTTCCCCAGCCAGAGGCCAGGAGTTATTTTTATGTAGATATTGTTTACCAGCACTCCCCAGCCATTTCTTAACTGTGGTCCAATACATGTTTTGAAGTTCataaacaaactttttttttcataaataaaaatataatcagatATTTGAGTTCAAATGACCAATTAGACTAGGATATTAAAGTAGCTTGTTCTTTTAGCTTGCTATTAAAAGGCACACTGGTACTCAGTATAAATATTGAACTGGAAGGGTATTTTTTCCGATATGCAGTTTACTATATGGTAACCAATTAACACTCTAAACTGTAATGACTGCAAGACAAAGAATTACTGAGTAATATCTTAACACCTGAAAACAAATTGCATACCTCATTCTGCAATACTATTAACCATCAGTGGATAACCAATTACTAATAATCTCTCAGTTTCCTCCACCATTTCCTGAAGCTGGCAAAACTTTCGCTTACCAAAAACAGGGACCCATATTCAAAGGTCTCgttcataatttccttttttagctCTTGTTTTTCCATAggtattccattttctttttcacccTTCTTTTCAGGGCTAATCCTGTCGATGCTGGAAGCATACGTCATTTCCGAACATTCCGTGCTTTCCATTTCAACAGGGACTATGTCTTTGACCTTCTGGAAAAGCACAGCCTCAGACCCAGTCTCACATGCTGAATTAGGCACACTGGCTTTGTCAACATCTTCCTGATTCGATTTCATGGCAGATGTTGTTCTTGGAACCTTGTACGAAGCATTTTTAGAATGAGTTGTAACACGCACAGCCTGGCTAGTAATGAGTTTATTAAATTGCTGCTTATGCATCTTGTTAATTAGGATTTCTGGTTTTGTGTCTGCATTCAAGTCAGATCTTGGTGTTTTGTTCAAAACTGTCAAGGGTCTTGAGGAAGATACTGAGGGTGAGGAGGCACTGCTTAGCTGAGGTCTGGCCACCGCTTTTGATACAGCAGGCTCTTTGGACTGCAACACCGGTCTAGACATAACCTTTGCTTTGACATTCTTGAAGTTTGGTCTTGGGTAACTTATAATTTCGGTTTTTCTTACTTTGCTACCTAGAGGGGAATTGGGTTTGTCTGCTGATTTTCCTAGATTGGGTTTAGGCATGTTCATAGGTGCCCCCTTCAAGTCTGGTGAGTTGGTAAGCTCTCGATTAGCCCTCCCCATTGCACCACATCTCTCTGTCACTTTGATAGGTGAAACAGAGAAGGTTGCGTTTGTGGGTTCCAGGACTGGTGTGGACATGCAAACTGTGTCATTTGTGCTAATAACCATATCATTTGCATCCCAACTCAGGTCAACCGATGAAGCCATCTTTTGCCCTGGGCTACTCAGTAGCAATTCCACGGTACGATCTGGGGTTCCTAAGTCCTTTCCATTGGAGGCAATTTCTGTGTCTTCAGCCACAGTGACTTCATGTTCTGGGTTCAGCACTTGGGCTTTACTGTTATCAAAAGCTGGCACCAGTAAAGGACATTCATCATCTCTAAGACAATTGGACACTGTTTCTCTAAGATTGTGGCCCATTTCCTTTTGCCTGTATGAGCTCTGTGAATGTGTCTCACTGTTTGGTTCATCTTTAGATAAACAAAAGAACTCTTGTAATACAGACCCACTGGGAACATCCATGCCCTGAAAAACTGGTGTTGGAGCGTGTATCTCTTTTTCTCCAACCAGTCTTTGCTGTAAACCATCTGCATACTCACTGGGgacctttccagaaaaatactgaCACCGATTACCAGTATCTGGAACATCAGCAGCTTGCATGACCACATCAGAAAACACAGGGTAAGTTGTGTTCTGGGCCTCAGATGCTGTGGCTTGAGGATTTCCAAAGGTGTCTCTATCATAACTTATTTCCTTCACATCTATCTTATCAGAATGGGAAGATGTATGAACGCAACAGGATAAAGATGCATTTCTAATTCTCATGCCGGTTGGCTGCAAACTTCCAGTGGTATGCAAAGACTGACTCTTTCCAACGGCATCATGTTTTATGAAGGGGCAGTTGATGTTATCCACTTTCATGTCCAATGTTTGGTTCAGCTCCAAGGCCGAGGAGTAGTCTGTAGAGTGCAAATCGTCACTGTTGGATTTCCACACAAAAGGCAAAGATGTCTCAACACTCTGGCTCTGAAATGACACTAGGGAATGACAACTGTCACACAGGAACCTGTGGGGCTCCCCTGTATGTACAACATGTGCAGAAGGCTGATGTGGGCAATCTTTGTGCATATCTAACACCTCCTTGGTAATTACACCACTTGAAGACATCGTTTGGTGTTTAAGTATTTCATCACACTGAAGGTTTAAAGAAATACTTTCACCAGTGTCCCCAGGAGAGTTGGTCTCATAGTCCACCACCATGTCATCTGGGGTGGCAGGAAGCCAGGGCCCACTGTCAGCTGGAGAGTTCCGTGGTGATCTTTGGTCGTATGCGTGTGTATGTCCATTTTTATCACTGATAAATAAGGGTTGCAGTTCATCTTCTGTCTTGTCATCTGAATTATCATCATTCATCCTGAATATTAACTTTAAACCTCTgccattttatgtcttctttaaaaccTTTCaaatgagagagaaggaaaaattgtCCATCTCCCAGGTTTTTCAGTGGAGTTGAAAGCTTCCAGTCTGTGATGCTTTGAAGTTGAAACGAGTTGTTCCCTGGAAGACAAAAATGTTCAAGTAAATATGAGAAAAACTAACAAGTCACCACTTATTGgttttaattactgtttttaCATTTATAACCCACAACTACAGATATGGGTAAAGATATCATTTTTATCAAGTATCATCACCTCTGAAAGATGCTTTTTCATTTGAGGGGATGGGCGGGAGAGAAGACGGGGCCGCTGCAAGGCTGCCCCGGGAGTCCAGCCCCTCCTGGCCCCCAGTGATTTCACGTGCCCTCGGAGAGAAGGGAGCTACATCTGATGAGAGCCGTTCCTTCTCCTTGGTTGACAGAGTGGCCACAGCCCTAATTTGCCTAGAACAGTCCCAAAGTACACCTGTTGTGCCATCATTAGTAATAACGCCCTTTTCATTTTCAGAAGGGTCCTCTTTTGTTTCCATGGACAGTGATTATCAGACAGGCTTAGCGGGTTCAGCAAATGGGCTAAAGAGCAGTGCAGATTTAGGGCATTAGCATTTCTCTTTTCCCTGGTTTCTTTCCCTAGTTCAAACATACTCTATTTCAAagttgaaaagaagagaaaagttgTTGATTCTTAACAAAGTCGTTGTGTATGGAAGTTCCTAAAAATGTTAGCCACCCTATGACACTGTACACACAGGTATCTACTATAGAGAAATGAAACCGTAAGTCCACGCGAACGAACTTGTACAAAAACGAACACCATTCTTCATAAAAGCATTTTATTCATAATACAtgagaagtggaagcaacccacaGATGACAAAATGTTGTATATCCAATACAAGAGAATATATTCTTCAGCAACAGAAAGGAAtggaagtactgatacatgctacaacatggacacAACATTACAACTTAAAATATTATATCAAGTGAAAAAAGCCACTCATGGAAGACTATATATTATGGGAtgctatttacatgaaatatccagaataagcaaatctatagGGGCAGAAAGTAGACCAGTGGTTCTCTCGGGCTGAGAAAGGGTAGGAGTGAAGGGaatgaggagtgactgctaaCTGGGATGGTATTTCTTTTgagggtaatgaaaatgttctaaaggtTATagggatggttgcacaacatcaCATACTGAAAACCATTTAAATtatacacttgaaaaaaaatcattcaaaaatccatGAAAGCTTTCCAAATCAAAGAGTTTTCAAATAACCAAAATTTTATTATGCTTTTGTTCAAACAGGACAGCTTCAGAACAGCCCAAATGTTCAAGCTGCAGATAAGTCATATACACTTCCA is a window encoding:
- the MTUS1 gene encoding microtubule-associated tumor suppressor 1 isoform X3 — its product is MNDDNSDDKTEDELQPLFISDKNGHTHAYDQRSPRNSPADSGPWLPATPDDMVVDYETNSPGDTGESISLNLQCDEILKHQTMSSSGVITKEVLDMHKDCPHQPSAHVVHTGEPHRFLCDSCHSLVSFQSQSVETSLPFVWKSNSDDLHSTDYSSALELNQTLDMKVDNINCPFIKHDAVGKSQSLHTTGSLQPTGMRIRNASLSCCVHTSSHSDKIDVKEISYDRDTFGNPQATASEAQNTTYPVFSDVVMQAADVPDTGNRCQYFSGKVPSEYADGLQQRLVGEKEIHAPTPVFQGMDVPSGSVLQEFFCLSKDEPNSETHSQSSYRQKEMGHNLRETVSNCLRDDECPLLVPAFDNSKAQVLNPEHEVTVAEDTEIASNGKDLGTPDRTVELLLSSPGQKMASSVDLSWDANDMVISTNDTVCMSTPVLEPTNATFSVSPIKVTERCGAMGRANRELTNSPDLKGAPMNMPKPNLGKSADKPNSPLGSKVRKTEIISYPRPNFKNVKAKVMSRPVLQSKEPAVSKAVARPQLSSASSPSVSSSRPLTVLNKTPRSDLNADTKPEILINKMHKQQFNKLITSQAVRVTTHSKNASYKVPRTTSAMKSNQEDVDKASVPNSACETGSEAVLFQKVKDIVPVEMESTECSEMTYASSIDRISPEKKGEKENGIPMEKQELKKEIMNETFEYGSLFLGSASRPAASVGRSASKPDSSSLRKTPGPKARAGPSVSCLRWNSDSRNLSSDQALSSQRIRRVSSSAGNGTVIKYEEKPPKPAFQNGSSGSLYLKSLGPRAHVHVLKTPPKGPSRKNLFTTFNTVEKGRQRNSRSSCIQTQTTPDVPSSEKTFELAQYKTKCENQSGFILQLKQLLSSGNIKLEALTVVIQHLLSEREEALKQHKTLSHELVNLREELVTASTTCEKLEKARNELQTAYEGFVQKLNQQHKTDLAELENRLKEFYTGECEKLQNIYIEEAEKYKTQLQEQFDHLNAAHETSKLEIEASHSEKVELLKKAYESSLSEIKKSHEVEKKSLEDSLCEKKESLEKQINDLKSENDALNEKLKSEEQKRVSREKANLKNPQIMYLEQELESLKAVLEIKNEKLHQQDVKLMKMEKLVASNTVLVDKLKRSQQENEELKARMDKHMAISRTGCPARILRERVESQQAPLHGERGAAVEAAQWGLVQPQEVPHVPCCPFPVTEELQLLPQPQRVTQMTPSGSWETVRLVTDTFL
- the MTUS1 gene encoding microtubule-associated tumor suppressor 1 isoform X1, which encodes MNDDNSDDKTEDELQPLFISDKNGHTHAYDQRSPRNSPADSGPWLPATPDDMVVDYETNSPGDTGESISLNLQCDEILKHQTMSSSGVITKEVLDMHKDCPHQPSAHVVHTGEPHRFLCDSCHSLVSFQSQSVETSLPFVWKSNSDDLHSTDYSSALELNQTLDMKVDNINCPFIKHDAVGKSQSLHTTGSLQPTGMRIRNASLSCCVHTSSHSDKIDVKEISYDRDTFGNPQATASEAQNTTYPVFSDVVMQAADVPDTGNRCQYFSGKVPSEYADGLQQRLVGEKEIHAPTPVFQGMDVPSGSVLQEFFCLSKDEPNSETHSQSSYRQKEMGHNLRETVSNCLRDDECPLLVPAFDNSKAQVLNPEHEVTVAEDTEIASNGKDLGTPDRTVELLLSSPGQKMASSVDLSWDANDMVISTNDTVCMSTPVLEPTNATFSVSPIKVTERCGAMGRANRELTNSPDLKGAPMNMPKPNLGKSADKPNSPLGSKVRKTEIISYPRPNFKNVKAKVMSRPVLQSKEPAVSKAVARPQLSSASSPSVSSSRPLTVLNKTPRSDLNADTKPEILINKMHKQQFNKLITSQAVRVTTHSKNASYKVPRTTSAMKSNQEDVDKASVPNSACETGSEAVLFQKVKDIVPVEMESTECSEMTYASSIDRISPEKKGEKENGIPMEKQELKKEIMNETFEYGSLFLGSASRPAASVGRSASKPDSSSLRKTPGPKARAGPSVSCLRWNSDSRNLSSDQALSSQRIRRVSSSGKPTSLKTAQPSWVNLPRPLPKSRALKNSALRRTGSTSPITSTHSDLSTYSTNSGNGTVIKYEEKPPKPAFQNGSSGSLYLKSLGPRAHVHVLKTPPKGPSRKNLFTTFNTVEKGRQRNSRSSCIQTQTTPDVPSSEKTFELAQYKTKCENQSGFILQLKQLLSSGNIKLEALTVVIQHLLSEREEALKQHKTLSHELVNLREELVTASTTCEKLEKARNELQTAYEGFVQKLNQQHKTDLAELENRLKEFYTGECEKLQNIYIEEAEKYKTQLQEQFDHLNAAHETSKLEIEASHSEKVELLKKAYESSLSEIKKSHEVEKKSLEDSLCEKKESLEKQINDLKSENDALNEKLKSEEQKRVSREKANLKNPQIMYLEQELESLKAVLEIKNEKLHQQDVKLMKMEKLVASNTVLVDKLKRSQQENEELKARMDKHMAISRTGCPARILRERVESQQAPLHGERGAAVEAAQWGLVQPQEVPHVPCCPFPVTEELQLLPQPQRVTQMTPSGSWETVRLVTDTFL
- the MTUS1 gene encoding microtubule-associated tumor suppressor 1 isoform X4, whose translation is MNDDNSDDKTEDELQPLFISDKNGHTHAYDQRSPRNSPADSGPWLPATPDDMVVDYETNSPGDTGESISLNLQCDEILKHQTMSSSGVITKEVLDMHKDCPHQPSAHVVHTGEPHRFLCDSCHSLVSFQSQSVETSLPFVWKSNSDDLHSTDYSSALELNQTLDMKVDNINCPFIKHDAVGKSQSLHTTGSLQPTGMRIRNASLSCCVHTSSHSDKIDVKEISYDRDTFGNPQATASEAQNTTYPVFSDVVMQAADVPDTGNRCQYFSGKVPSEYADGLQQRLVGEKEIHAPTPVFQGMDVPSGSVLQEFFCLSKDEPNSETHSQSSYRQKEMGHNLRETVSNCLRDDECPLLVPAFDNSKAQVLNPEHEVTVAEDTEIASNGKDLGTPDRTVELLLSSPGQKMASSVDLSWDANDMVISTNDTVCMSTPVLEPTNATFSVSPIKVTERCGAMGRANRELTNSPDLKGAPMNMPKPNLGKSADKPNSPLGSKVRKTEIISYPRPNFKNVKAKVMSRPVLQSKEPAVSKAVARPQLSSASSPSVSSSRPLTVLNKTPRSDLNADTKPEILINKMHKQQFNKLITSQAVRVTTHSKNASYKVPRTTSAMKSNQEDVDKASVPNSACETGSEAVLFQKVKDIVPVEMESTECSEMTYASSIDRISPEKKGEKENGIPMEKQELKKEIMNETFEYGSLFLGSASRPAASVGRSASKPDSSSLRKTPGPKARAGPSVSCLRWNSDSRNLSSDQALSSQRIRRVSSSAGNGTVIKYEEKPPKPAFQNGSSGSLYLKSLGPRAHVHVLKTPPKGPSRKNLFTTFNTVEKGRQRNSRSSCIQTQTTPDVPSSEKTFELAQYKTKCENQSGFILQLKQLLSSGNIKLEALTVVIQHLLSEREEALKQHKTLSHELVNLREELVTASTTCEKLEKARNELQTAYEGFVQKLNQQHKTDLAELENRLKEFYTGECEKLQNIYIEEAEKYKTQLQEQFDHLNAAHETSKLEIEASHSEKVELLKKAYESSLSEIKKSHEVEKKSLEDSLCEKKESLEKQINDLKSENDALNEKLKSEEQKRVSREKANLKNPQIMYLEQELESLKAVLEIKNEKLHQQDVKLMKMEKLVASNTVLVDKLKRSQQENEELKARMDKHMAISRQLSTEQAVLQESLEKESKVNKRLSMENEELLWKLHNGDLCSPKKSPTSPAVPFQSLRNSSSFPSPSVSPR
- the MTUS1 gene encoding microtubule-associated tumor suppressor 1 isoform X2, producing MNDDNSDDKTEDELQPLFISDKNGHTHAYDQRSPRNSPADSGPWLPATPDDMVVDYETNSPGDTGESISLNLQCDEILKHQTMSSSGVITKEVLDMHKDCPHQPSAHVVHTGEPHRFLCDSCHSLVSFQSQSVETSLPFVWKSNSDDLHSTDYSSALELNQTLDMKVDNINCPFIKHDAVGKSQSLHTTGSLQPTGMRIRNASLSCCVHTSSHSDKIDVKEISYDRDTFGNPQATASEAQNTTYPVFSDVVMQAADVPDTGNRCQYFSGKVPSEYADGLQQRLVGEKEIHAPTPVFQGMDVPSGSVLQEFFCLSKDEPNSETHSQSSYRQKEMGHNLRETVSNCLRDDECPLLVPAFDNSKAQVLNPEHEVTVAEDTEIASNGKDLGTPDRTVELLLSSPGQKMASSVDLSWDANDMVISTNDTVCMSTPVLEPTNATFSVSPIKVTERCGAMGRANRELTNSPDLKGAPMNMPKPNLGKSADKPNSPLGSKVRKTEIISYPRPNFKNVKAKVMSRPVLQSKEPAVSKAVARPQLSSASSPSVSSSRPLTVLNKTPRSDLNADTKPEILINKMHKQQFNKLITSQAVRVTTHSKNASYKVPRTTSAMKSNQEDVDKASVPNSACETGSEAVLFQKVKDIVPVEMESTECSEMTYASSIDRISPEKKGEKENGIPMEKQELKKEIMNETFEYGSLFLGSASRPAASVGRSASKPDSSSLRKTPGPKARAGPSVSCLRWNSDSRNLSSDQALSSQRIRRVSSSGKPTSLKTAQPSWVNLPRPLPKSRALKNSALRRTGSTSPITSTHSDLSTYSTNSGNGTVIKYEEKPPKPAFQNGSSGSLYLKSLGPRAHVHVLKTPPKGPSRKNLFTTFNTVEKGRQRNSRSSCIQTQTTPDVPSSEKTFELAQYKTKCENQSGFILQLKQLLSSGNIKLEALTVVIQHLLSEREEALKQHKTLSHELVNLREELVTASTTCEKLEKARNELQTAYEGFVQKLNQQHKTDLAELENRLKEFYTGECEKLQNIYIEEAEKYKTQLQEQFDHLNAAHETSKLEIEASHSEKVELLKKAYESSLSEIKKSHEVEKKSLEDSLCEKKESLEKQINDLKSENDALNEKLKSEEQKRVSREKANLKNPQIMYLEQELESLKAVLEIKNEKLHQQDVKLMKMEKLVASNTVLVDKLKRSQQENEELKARMDKHMAISRQLSTEQAVLQESLEKESKVNKRLSMENEELLWKLHNGDLCSPKKSPTSPAVPFQSLRNSSSFPSPSVSPR